Proteins found in one Candidatus Hydrogenedentota bacterium genomic segment:
- a CDS encoding PEP-CTERM sorting domain-containing protein (PEP-CTERM proteins occur, often in large numbers, in the proteomes of bacteria that also encode an exosortase, a predicted intramembrane cysteine proteinase. The presence of a PEP-CTERM domain at a protein's C-terminus predicts cleavage within the sorting domain, followed by covalent anchoring to some some component of the (usually Gram-negative) cell surface. Many PEP-CTERM proteins exhibit an unusual sequence composition that includes large numbers of potential glycosylation sites. Expression of one such protein has been shown restore the ability of a bacterium to form floc, a type of biofilm.), with protein sequence MKKVWFVVLACLVFTGASRAHEIRFEDAYGTDGQLIAADYGSIPGVLDVSYYDTDSWDLNLAFRSGGLSGHAGAVLRREDSSAFYVFLTPLPGYRVTLNSFFLGSLGGVDRATSYVVNDDATPWPVVDISSGPVTVGAGGLHVFAGLASAEEIEIGVGPNAYGIGINYINFDVSPVPEPEGWALLLAGLPAIGAGIRRRRVAARG encoded by the coding sequence ATGAAGAAGGTCTGGTTTGTTGTTTTGGCTTGCCTGGTTTTCACGGGGGCCTCGCGGGCGCATGAGATTCGTTTCGAGGACGCTTATGGAACGGACGGGCAGCTCATTGCCGCCGACTACGGCAGCATCCCGGGGGTGCTCGACGTCAGTTACTACGATACGGATTCCTGGGACTTGAATCTTGCGTTCAGGTCTGGCGGCTTGAGCGGGCATGCCGGGGCCGTGCTGAGGCGGGAGGATTCGTCCGCCTTTTATGTGTTTCTGACGCCGCTGCCGGGCTACCGGGTCACGCTGAACTCTTTTTTCCTTGGCAGCCTGGGCGGCGTGGACCGCGCGACCAGCTATGTGGTGAATGACGATGCGACGCCGTGGCCGGTTGTCGATATTTCCTCCGGGCCGGTAACGGTCGGCGCCGGCGGGCTGCATGTCTTTGCCGGGCTGGCTTCCGCGGAGGAGATCGAGATCGGCGTCGGGCCGAACGCCTACGGCATCGGCATCAATTACATCAATTTCGATGTTTCCCCGGTGCCCGAGCCGGAGGGTTGGGCGTTGCTGTTGGCGGGCTTGCCGGCGATCGGGGCGGGGATTCGCCGGCGCAGGGTTGCGGCCCGCGGGTAA